The following coding sequences lie in one Arachis ipaensis cultivar K30076 chromosome B03, Araip1.1, whole genome shotgun sequence genomic window:
- the LOC107632698 gene encoding zinc finger BED domain-containing protein RICESLEEPER 2-like, with amino-acid sequence MPKVGKEGEAGKTFKVNGYSLEDCRKAMAEFIILDEHPFKVVEGIGFHKIINRFEPRFTVPSKMIMSGDCFHLYLDEKKKLKAWLANSCARVCLTSDCWTSNQNLSYMSLTAHFVDDEWKLQKRILNFCLIENHKGETIGREIETCLREWEIEKVFTITLDNASSNDGVITYLQRKLAARGGLVYGEKYLKMRCCAHVLNLIVNEGIKEQHASIESIRNAIRYVRSSPQRIKKFKECIEAELIESKSLVCLDVPTRWNSTYLMLEHAEDFEKAFDRLYDQETEFFRWFGEDSQGIKKVGPPTTLD; translated from the coding sequence ATGCCTAAGGTTGGTAAAGAAGGTGAAGCCGGCAAAACTTTCAAAGTCAATGGCTATAGTTTGGAAGATTGTAGGAAGGCAATGGCTGAGTTTATTATCCTTGATGAACACCCTTTTAAAGTGGTCGAAGGGATTGGGTTTCACAAAATAATTAATCGATTTGAGCCAAGATTCACTGTACCATCCAAGATGATAATGTCAGGAGATTGCTTTCATCTTTATTTAGATGAGAAGAAAAAACTTAAAGCTTGGTTGGCAAATTCATGTGCTCGAGTTTGTTTGACATCAGATTGTTGGACATCAAATCAAAATCTTAGCTACATGAGCCTAACTGCACATTTCGTTGATGACGAATGGAAGCTACAAAAGAGAATTCTCAACTTTTGCTTGATTGAGAACCACAAGGGAGAAACAATAGGGAGAGAAATTGAGACATGTTTGAGAGAGTGGGAAATTGAAAAGGTCTTCACAATCACATTAGACAATGCATCTTCAAATGATGGGGTTATCACTTACCTTCAAAGAAAATTAGCTGCAAGGGGTGGATTGGTGTACggagaaaaatatttaaaaatgagGTGTTGTGCTCATGTTCTCAACTTGATAGTGAATGAAGGAATTAAAGAGCAACATGCCTCCATTGAAAGCATTCGGAATGCTATTAGGTATGTTAGATCTTCTCCCCaaagaattaaaaaatttaaagaatgcATTGAGGCTGAGTTGATAGAGTCTAAAAGTCTTGTTTGTTTGGATGTTCCAACTAGATGGAATTCCACCTATCTAATGTTGGAACATGCTGAAGATTTTGAAAAAGCTTTTGATAGACTTTATGATCAAGAAACTGAATTTTTTAGATGGTTTGGAGAGGATAGTCAGGGTATAAAGAAAGTTGGTCCACCCACAACACTTGATTGA